Proteins co-encoded in one Culicoidibacter larvae genomic window:
- a CDS encoding ABC transporter ATP-binding protein, which produces MKQGFDGLKRLFVYIKPYKVNFYFAIILAIVSVIANALTPFIWGLIITEVGKNVIDMASGVAGAAINYGYVVQILIIVAMVSVLYQITSYGSNVMITNVIQDGTHDLRNDIDRKINRLPVSYFDRTTYGNILSRITNDVDTISNAMQQGFLQIIISILGIGTALLMMALISIPMMIIAGLIIPATIIVSRILVKRSQPYFKKQQNTLGEMNGYIQEDYSGFNIIKLFNREQEALNDFKEINHRMAKVSFKALFTSGLIMPISGLITHLAYMGVAVLGGYFVIVGVITLGNLQAFCQYIWQINQPVSQITQLTSALQSAGAAISRVFEILDETEEPAEDTVMRMPDEFHGDVAFENVRFGYNPETPLIKDLNFEVKSGQTVAIVGPTGAGKTTLINLLMRFYDIDSGAIKIDGISTMDMKREDVRSMFGMVLQDAWLYNATISDNIRFGKLDAQEYEIVDAAKSANVHHFIKTLPDGYEMMLNEEASNVSQGQKQLLTIARAIISDPKILILDEATSSVDTRLELLIQKAMKRVMEGRTSFVIAHRLSTIRDADLILVMNHGEIIEQGTHESLLAQGGFYEQLYNSQFAE; this is translated from the coding sequence ATGAAACAAGGATTTGATGGTTTAAAACGTTTATTTGTTTATATTAAACCTTATAAAGTTAATTTTTATTTCGCTATTATTTTGGCAATTGTTTCAGTTATTGCCAATGCTCTGACACCATTTATTTGGGGTTTGATTATTACTGAAGTTGGGAAAAATGTTATTGATATGGCTAGTGGTGTTGCCGGAGCAGCGATCAATTATGGGTATGTTGTTCAAATATTGATTATCGTTGCTATGGTGTCAGTATTGTATCAAATAACAAGTTATGGCTCTAATGTCATGATTACTAATGTTATTCAAGATGGAACTCATGATTTGCGTAATGATATTGATCGTAAAATTAATCGTTTGCCGGTTTCATATTTTGACCGGACAACCTACGGAAATATTTTAAGTCGGATTACCAATGATGTTGATACAATCAGTAATGCGATGCAGCAAGGATTTTTACAAATTATTATTTCGATTTTAGGTATTGGAACGGCATTACTTATGATGGCATTGATTTCAATTCCAATGATGATTATTGCAGGGCTCATCATCCCCGCAACAATCATAGTTTCCCGTATCCTGGTAAAACGTTCGCAACCTTATTTTAAGAAACAGCAGAATACGTTAGGTGAGATGAATGGTTATATCCAGGAAGATTACAGCGGCTTCAATATTATTAAGCTTTTCAATCGTGAGCAAGAAGCACTGAATGATTTTAAAGAAATTAATCACCGCATGGCAAAAGTGAGCTTTAAGGCATTATTTACTTCGGGATTGATTATGCCGATTTCAGGTCTTATTACGCATTTAGCTTATATGGGTGTTGCTGTACTTGGTGGTTACTTCGTTATTGTCGGGGTAATTACTTTAGGGAACTTGCAGGCATTCTGTCAGTATATCTGGCAGATTAACCAACCGGTTTCGCAAATTACCCAATTAACTTCAGCATTGCAAAGTGCCGGAGCAGCAATCAGCCGGGTTTTTGAGATTCTTGATGAAACTGAAGAGCCTGCTGAGGATACAGTTATGCGAATGCCGGATGAATTTCATGGCGATGTTGCATTTGAAAATGTTCGTTTTGGATATAACCCGGAAACGCCATTGATTAAAGATTTAAACTTTGAAGTGAAAAGCGGGCAGACAGTAGCTATTGTTGGTCCAACCGGAGCCGGAAAAACAACCTTGATTAACTTATTGATGCGTTTTTATGACATTGATAGCGGAGCTATAAAAATTGATGGTATCAGCACAATGGATATGAAGCGTGAAGACGTTCGTTCAATGTTTGGTATGGTTTTACAAGATGCGTGGCTTTACAATGCAACTATTTCTGATAACATTCGCTTTGGTAAACTGGATGCGCAGGAATATGAAATTGTTGACGCTGCTAAGAGCGCTAATGTGCATCACTTTATTAAAACTTTGCCGGATGGATATGAAATGATGCTGAATGAAGAGGCATCAAACGTATCGCAAGGGCAAAAGCAGTTGTTAACGATTGCGCGGGCAATTATTTCGGATCCAAAGATTTTGATTCTTGATGAAGCAACCAGTTCAGTTGATACGCGTTTGGAATTACTCATTCAAAAAGCAATGAAACGGGTAATGGAAGGGCGGACAAGCTTTGTTATCGCTCACCGTTTATCAACGATTCGCGATGCTGATTTAATTCTGGTTATGAATCATGGTGAAATTATTGAGCAGGGAACACATGAATCATTGCTTGCTCAAGGCGGATTCTATGAGCAGCTGTATAACAGTCAATTTGCTGAATAG
- a CDS encoding ABC transporter ATP-binding protein: MKLMWQYSKRYKGYIFLNFLCVFGFVLIELGLPTLLAKMIDDGINHNNFQIVLFYGLMMLVISLIGFVGLIFLAYFGSKISTSIVRDIRDDVFTRIHQFSHAEFDKFGVSSLITRTGNDAYQVMLFMQQVLRMGLISPIMFISSLVMIVITSPSLAWTIIVALPLLILGIVFIAIVSEPLSRAQQKSLDGINRILRENLSGLRVVRAFVKEKFQESRFNDVNDSYASVSKKLFKLMALAQPSFSLLFTVIMIAVVWFGVQLVGAGNLQIGNLVAFIDYIFHALFSFMLFASLFMLLPRALVSANRISEVLHTEPTISENLSGITKTTKRGYVTFENVTFAYPGNSEEPLLRDISFTAEPGQTVAFIGSTGSGKSTLIQLIPRFYDVTRGRILVDDVDVRDYKLSSLRDKIGFIPQKALLFTGTIADNLRHGKSDATLDELMRAADIAQAEDFISRKENQYDELLSEGGANMSGGQKQRLSIARALVKEPDIYIFDDSFSALDYKTDATLRARIKEELSDATILIVAQRVGTIMNADKIIVLNDGVIVAEGTHKELLKSSDIYYDIAASQLSKEELA; encoded by the coding sequence TTGAAATTAATGTGGCAGTATTCGAAGCGATATAAAGGCTATATCTTTTTGAATTTTTTATGTGTATTTGGCTTTGTGTTAATTGAATTGGGATTGCCGACACTTTTAGCAAAAATGATTGATGATGGTATCAATCACAACAACTTTCAAATTGTTTTATTTTATGGCTTGATGATGTTGGTCATTTCTCTGATAGGCTTTGTAGGGCTTATTTTTTTGGCATATTTCGGGAGTAAGATTTCGACTAGTATTGTAAGGGATATTCGTGATGATGTGTTTACCCGAATTCATCAATTCTCCCATGCGGAATTTGATAAATTTGGTGTTTCTTCATTGATTACCAGAACCGGGAATGATGCCTATCAAGTTATGTTGTTTATGCAACAGGTTTTGCGGATGGGTTTAATTTCGCCGATTATGTTTATTTCCAGTTTAGTGATGATTGTAATAACCAGTCCTTCTTTGGCTTGGACAATTATTGTTGCTTTACCGTTATTGATTTTAGGCATTGTATTTATTGCAATTGTTTCTGAGCCGCTTTCACGGGCACAGCAAAAGAGTCTCGATGGTATCAACCGGATTTTACGTGAGAATTTAAGTGGTTTACGGGTTGTCCGGGCATTTGTTAAAGAGAAGTTCCAAGAGAGTCGCTTTAATGATGTCAATGATAGCTATGCAAGTGTTTCTAAAAAACTATTTAAGTTGATGGCATTGGCACAACCAAGTTTTTCATTGTTATTTACCGTTATTATGATTGCTGTAGTTTGGTTTGGTGTTCAGTTAGTGGGTGCCGGAAACTTGCAAATCGGGAATTTAGTTGCCTTTATTGATTATATTTTCCATGCATTATTCTCGTTTATGCTATTTGCAAGTTTGTTTATGTTGCTACCAAGAGCATTGGTATCTGCCAATCGGATTTCTGAAGTATTACATACAGAGCCAACAATCAGCGAGAATCTTAGTGGTATTACTAAAACGACTAAGCGCGGTTATGTGACTTTTGAGAATGTTACTTTTGCTTATCCAGGGAATAGTGAGGAGCCGTTGTTGCGCGATATTAGCTTTACTGCTGAGCCGGGTCAGACTGTTGCTTTCATTGGTAGTACCGGTAGCGGGAAATCAACTCTGATTCAATTGATTCCGCGGTTTTACGATGTGACGCGTGGCCGAATTTTGGTTGATGATGTCGATGTTCGTGATTACAAGCTGAGCAGTTTACGTGATAAGATTGGTTTCATTCCGCAGAAGGCGTTGTTATTTACCGGAACGATTGCTGATAATTTACGGCATGGGAAGTCGGATGCAACACTTGATGAGTTAATGCGGGCAGCTGATATTGCTCAGGCTGAGGATTTCATCAGTCGTAAAGAGAACCAGTATGATGAGCTTCTATCTGAAGGCGGGGCCAATATGTCCGGCGGACAGAAGCAACGTTTGTCAATTGCCCGGGCACTGGTTAAAGAGCCGGATATTTATATTTTTGATGACTCGTTCTCGGCATTGGATTATAAAACTGATGCAACTTTGCGGGCGCGGATTAAAGAGGAACTCAGCGATGCAACAATTTTAATTGTTGCGCAACGGGTCGGTACGATTATGAACGCCGATAAGATTATCGTTTTAAATGATGGTGTTATCGTTGCCGAAGGAACTCATAAAGAATTATTGAAAAGCAGTGATATTTATTATGATATTGCCGCTTCGCAATTGTCGAAGGAGGAATTGGCATGA
- a CDS encoding SPL family radical SAM protein codes for MEFVPAKTILTRVKPSGYWFEYEYNMNIYRGCNQGCIYCDSRSECYHIDDFDRVRIKQDSLRLIETELQKKRIKGVVGTGAMSDPYNPFEKKYQLTRGALELIDRYGFGASIATKSDLIVRDIDVLQRIAAHDPVLLKMTITTADDELCRQLEQHVVPSSKRFAALKQLHDAGLFCGILLMPILPYVNDSLENIEAIVEQGAAAGVDFIYPYFGVTMRDGQREHLLAHLPAEIAAQYRREFGNRYECNSPNAKQLYQRFKQLCDRYGILYRMADINRVYKAKYVQEQIQLF; via the coding sequence ATGGAGTTTGTTCCGGCAAAAACGATATTGACGCGGGTAAAGCCGAGTGGATATTGGTTTGAGTATGAATATAATATGAATATTTATCGTGGTTGTAATCAAGGGTGTATTTATTGTGATTCGCGGAGTGAATGCTATCATATCGATGATTTTGACCGGGTGCGGATTAAGCAGGATAGTTTGCGGCTGATTGAGACCGAATTGCAGAAGAAGCGGATTAAAGGTGTGGTTGGCACCGGAGCAATGAGCGATCCTTATAACCCTTTTGAGAAAAAATATCAATTAACCCGAGGGGCGCTCGAATTAATTGACCGTTATGGGTTTGGTGCATCCATTGCCACTAAAAGCGATTTGATTGTCCGCGATATTGATGTCTTGCAACGGATTGCTGCCCATGATCCGGTGTTGTTGAAAATGACGATTACAACCGCTGACGATGAACTATGCCGCCAGCTGGAGCAGCATGTAGTGCCTAGTTCGAAGCGTTTCGCCGCGCTCAAGCAATTGCATGATGCCGGCTTATTTTGCGGGATTCTGCTGATGCCGATATTACCGTACGTCAATGATTCGCTGGAAAACATTGAAGCAATTGTTGAACAGGGCGCCGCCGCCGGGGTAGATTTCATCTACCCGTACTTCGGCGTGACCATGCGTGATGGACAGCGCGAGCACCTGCTCGCGCATTTGCCGGCGGAGATTGCTGCGCAATATCGCCGCGAGTTTGGCAATCGCTACGAGTGCAACTCGCCAAATGCTAAGCAGTTGTATCAGCGTTTTAAGCAGCTCTGTGATCGCTACGGTATTTTGTATCGGATGGCGGATATTAACCGGGTTTATAAAGCTAAATATGTGCAAGAGCAGATACAATTATTCTAA
- a CDS encoding MalY/PatB family protein: MDSKTFVSKYAVDRHNTNSMKWDYLEEVFGQTDLLPLWVADMEFKAPEQVIEAMVERSQHGVFGYTFTPESYYQAFIDWQKTQHNIHLEKDWIRFSTGVVASIYNCITIFTNPGDAVMIATPVYHPFQHAIKDTKRTLVYTELLNDNGNYSFDFNDFEAKLTANNVRMFIHCSPHNPVGRVWTKDELATIFTLCRKHGVLLISDEIHQDIIIGNKPFVSALTLQQENHYPSVVVLSAPSKTFNLASLLNSHLIIAEPGLRERYDEGFKMLGESARSVLGQLATETAYQHGSDWLTGLLATIKANYDYICQTFASDAPNIIIAPLEGTYLAWIDLRAYVAPAEIKTFIQDQCHLAINYGEDFGEKYQGFIRMNLATTPEIVQEATQRIITAIEEK, encoded by the coding sequence ATGGATAGTAAAACTTTTGTCAGCAAATATGCTGTTGACCGCCACAATACCAATTCGATGAAATGGGATTACCTAGAAGAAGTATTTGGTCAAACCGACTTACTGCCGCTTTGGGTGGCTGATATGGAGTTTAAGGCACCGGAACAAGTGATTGAAGCAATGGTAGAACGGAGCCAACACGGTGTCTTCGGTTACACCTTCACACCTGAATCTTACTACCAAGCATTTATTGACTGGCAAAAAACGCAACACAACATTCATTTGGAAAAAGATTGGATTCGCTTTTCAACCGGAGTTGTTGCCAGCATCTACAACTGCATAACGATATTTACTAACCCCGGCGATGCCGTGATGATTGCTACTCCAGTCTACCATCCTTTTCAACATGCGATAAAAGACACCAAGCGTACCCTCGTTTATACTGAGTTGCTTAATGACAATGGCAACTATAGTTTTGACTTCAACGATTTTGAAGCAAAATTAACAGCAAATAATGTCCGCATGTTTATTCACTGCTCACCACACAACCCGGTTGGTCGAGTTTGGACTAAAGATGAGTTAGCAACCATATTTACCCTCTGCCGCAAACATGGAGTACTACTTATCAGCGATGAAATTCATCAAGACATCATTATTGGCAATAAACCCTTCGTCTCAGCACTTACTTTGCAACAAGAAAACCACTACCCAAGCGTGGTCGTCCTCAGTGCGCCATCAAAAACCTTCAACCTCGCCTCACTGCTTAACTCGCACCTCATCATTGCCGAACCCGGCCTGCGCGAACGCTACGACGAAGGCTTCAAAATGCTCGGCGAATCAGCCCGTAGCGTCCTCGGCCAACTGGCAACTGAAACTGCCTACCAACACGGCAGCGACTGGCTCACCGGCCTACTGGCAACCATCAAAGCCAACTACGACTACATCTGCCAAACATTCGCGAGCGATGCCCCAAATATCATTATTGCGCCACTCGAAGGCACCTACCTTGCATGGATTGACCTGCGCGCGTACGTTGCTCCAGCTGAAATCAAAACCTTCATCCAAGACCAATGTCACCTAGCCATCAACTATGGAGAAGACTTTGGCGAAAAATACCAAGGATTCATCCGCATGAATCTGGCCACCACTCCGGAAATTGTTCAAGAAGCAACTCAACGAATCATTACTGCGATTGAGGAAAAATAA
- a CDS encoding Cof-type HAD-IIB family hydrolase: MAVKLIAVDMDGTFLYSRNDYNRERFNDLYQQMKAQGVYFVVASGNQYYQLRSFFPEIAHEISFVAENGAYVVHQNQELFCGEWSLEDLHRILDVVSSYNVDTFIVCGRNSAYALEMISDEALDFASIYYHRLQKVKDFYHLDDTIFKIALNFDVTDVEPFIAEINASMSDVVTAVSSGHGSVDLIIPGNHKASGIKRLQELLGISNHETAAFGDGGNDLEMLKHVEYGYAMANASDAVKQAAKYHTDSNDDEGVLNAIDYLLTV; the protein is encoded by the coding sequence ATGGCAGTGAAATTAATTGCAGTTGATATGGATGGGACGTTTTTGTATAGTCGCAATGATTATAATCGCGAGCGGTTTAATGATTTGTATCAGCAGATGAAAGCACAGGGCGTTTACTTTGTAGTAGCGAGTGGCAATCAGTATTACCAGTTACGGTCATTTTTTCCTGAGATTGCGCATGAAATTTCTTTTGTTGCGGAGAACGGGGCTTATGTGGTGCATCAAAATCAGGAGTTATTTTGCGGCGAATGGAGCCTTGAAGATTTACATCGAATTCTTGATGTAGTGAGCAGCTATAATGTGGATACTTTTATCGTTTGTGGTCGCAATAGTGCTTATGCGCTTGAAATGATAAGTGATGAAGCACTTGATTTTGCTTCAATTTATTATCATCGGTTGCAAAAGGTAAAGGATTTTTATCATTTGGATGATACTATTTTCAAGATTGCTTTGAATTTTGATGTGACTGATGTTGAACCGTTTATTGCAGAGATTAATGCTTCAATGAGTGATGTTGTGACTGCTGTTTCCAGCGGGCATGGTTCGGTTGATCTGATTATTCCCGGCAATCACAAGGCAAGCGGGATCAAGCGTTTGCAGGAATTACTTGGTATCAGTAATCATGAAACTGCTGCTTTTGGTGATGGTGGCAACGATTTGGAGATGCTTAAGCATGTTGAGTACGGCTATGCGATGGCTAACGCCAGCGATGCTGTGAAACAGGCAGCGAAGTATCACACGGATTCGAATGATGACGAAGGTGTGTTAAATGCCATTGATTATTTGTTAACTGTTTAA